Proteins encoded within one genomic window of Nomia melanderi isolate GNS246 chromosome 8, iyNomMela1, whole genome shotgun sequence:
- the thoc5 gene encoding THO complex subunit 5, translating to MGKETDSENSKKRRKSVSGNSGISFKDGDTYKAIISYEEKEATERLSENDSENFLSTCDNIRKAMNKIAKLKISGDINAKDEIRELQIQTSLAFIELKKLNRMEKFRTKFARDSLMSSKSSVDSRHLHLQNLLYEVMHLKKEVIKCLQFKSKDELIQLVSEEEFYKEAPESISRPDITKHNPHQLRLACLEWELTQRKQLAALCDELTESKKAVALSIESKQSRLDNLAPQLNSILEASKPLQESLGLPLDKIKQEHHKATLLASPLYVLYAKASAYRDAYDSSIIVKIEGDEEEAKRANNQEGLQESDSDPETLSESITEETHIHKKRHHRLSREARQEEKRLSLLQRHPLNVKIIIKLKNETKLTLQFFYIMFLKVVTVESKLKTEGVGNNSTGDMLVSESILRELYPRDLGLESPNPANYYQLSRYNLGQFSSLGLGIPYKWAQRMAGLNFISPDTREQKITSYETAQDSVESVLREIKRRLKARLELCTEIRQLESGNLSVFTNTNDVLPQKCNTTLQKFTTMSWNAYSMSTNPALQEQGLVSPLDIFYEAVLRRGNNELIAKIAIKPDYPKIAPVFDISINPMVSVSIDVLRDIEREINVMWIKPPTLSAQLQRLRACFDIYLETENIVPKEKIFFHPIKGRTRARPYKYLELGGGIFIHR from the exons ATGGGTAAAGAAACTGAttctgaaaattcaaaaaaaagaagaaaatcagtTAGTGGAAATTCTGGAATATCTTTTAAAGATGGAGATACATACAAG GCCATAATCAGTTATGAAGAGAAAGAAGCCACAGAAAGGTTATCAGAAAATGATTCTGAAAACTTTTTATCAACATGTGACAATATACGTAAAGCTATGAATAAAATAGCAAAACTAAAAATAAGTGGAGacataaat gCTAAAGATGAGATACGTGAACTTCAAATTCAAACATCTCTAGCATTTATTGAActtaagaaattaaatagaatGGAAAAATTTCGTACAAAATTTGCAAGAGATTCTTTAATGTCTTCAAAAAGTAGTGTTGACAGTAGACATTTGcatttacagaatttattatatGAAGTGATGCATTTAAAGAAAGAAGTTATTAAATGTCTTCAATTTAA ATCTAAAGATGAATTGATACAACTTGTATCAGAAGAAGAATTTTACAAAGAAGCACCTGAAAGTATTTCTAGACCT gACATAACAAAACATAATCCACACCAACTGAGGTTAGCTTGTTTGGAATGGGAATTAACACAAAGGAAACAATTAGCTGCTTTGTGCGATGAATTGACAGAAAGTAAAAAGGCTGTAGCATTGAGTATAGAATCTAAGCAATCTCGACTTGATAATCTAGCACCTCAACTTAATTCAATATTAGAA GCAAGTAAACCACTTCAAGAAAGTCTTGGTTTACCACTAGACAAAATTAAACAAGAACATCACAAAGCAACATTACTTGCATCACCATTATATGTTCTTTATGCAAAAGCATCTGCATATAGAGATGCATATG ATAGTagtataattgtaaaaatagaaggTGATGAAGAAGAAGCAAAACGTGCAAATAATCAAGAGGGATTACAAGAATCTGATTCGGATCCTGAAACTTTATCTGAAAGCATTACAGAAGAAACTCATATACATAAAAAGAGACATCATAGATTATCTAGGGAAGCCAGacaagaagaaaaaagattAAGTCTGCTCCAGAGACACCCCttaaatgtgaaaataattattaaattaaaaa atgaaacaAAGTtgacattacaatttttttatataatgtttctAAAAGTAGTTACTGtagaatcaaaattaaaaactgAGGGAGTTGGAAACAATAGCACTGG agATATGCTTGTATCAGAATCAATTTTACGGGAATTATATCCGAGAGATCTGGGATTGGAGAGTCCAAATCCTgctaattattatcaattaagtCGATATAATTTGGGTCAATTTTCATCACTTGGATTAGGAATTCCATATAAATGGGCTCAAAGAATGGCtggtttaaattttatttcaccaGACACTCGAGAACAAAag ATTACAAGTTATGAAACTGCTCAAGATAGCGTTGAAAGTGTGCTAAGAGAAATTAAAAGGCGCTTGAAAGCTAGGTTGGAATTATGTACCGAAATTCGACAGTTGGAGTCTGGAAATCTATCTGTTTTTACTAATACAAACGATGTTTTACCACAAAAATGTAATACAACTCTACAAAAGTTTACAACAATGTCTTGGAACGCGTATTCAATGTCTACTAACCCTGCTCTTCAAGAACAAGGATTAGTTTCTCCATTAGATATATTCTATGAAGCTGTACTTCGCCGTGGGAATA ATGAGTTAATTGCAAAAATCGCTATAAAACCTGATTATCCAAAGATAGCGCCAGTATTTGATATAAGTATAAACCCTATGGTATCAGTTTCTATCGATGTTTTACGAGATATTGAAAGGGAAATAAACGTCATGTGGATAAAACCGCCAACCTTGTCTGCACAATTACAGCGACTAAGAGCGTGTTTCGACATTTATCTGGAAACAGAAAATATAGTACCCAAAGAAAAAATTTTCTTCCATCCTATAAAGGGTCGCACTCGTGCTAGACCTTACAAATACTTAGAATTAGGGGGTGGAATTTTTATTCATCGTTAA
- the LOC116427530 gene encoding dynein regulatory complex subunit 2 produces MIKRRKSSKNSKFTRMTEEERARYMQYRAEFELEAKRRKQQLIATYIKNKLKHENVFSKLNTAKINEKWRLVLRQIKCKEIYNNVQYLSESFDRIINLKDSTIHQLQRELEITDQDHRKLQEAHIELMNNIIGKHKQKLQNLHDLYKLNNNKSNVIELCPLNNQIEGSYKEMQLIVRKKNKILEEEKFIAKTRNAINIRNILILEENTMSNLIHQSSKNIESFWEQLNQTLFEYERVTEHKKEQYEYLKEQDNTYQLCILHYPRMHLQLQNTVEGLKCNIQTLSLKRDERIENLKRKNAYIKKEIRNMKQYFTITQAVDFVQLKKLIVSSNDVLKNLQKSVEKSAILLEIITICSNMEPFIYNLRNYFIEDELPSSHDKIDMFWKKHNHIVSSNILLKNKCKKLNLENKKLRYKLQAHVIIFSGGPTISSITSTSI; encoded by the exons ATGATAAAGCGACGAAAGAGTAGCAAAAATAGTAAATTTACTCGAATGACTGAAGAAGAACGTGCACGTTATATGCAATATCGTGCTGAATTTGAACTTGAAGCTAAGAGGCGTAAACAACAATTAATTGCAActtatattaaa aataaattaaaacatgaaaatgtattttcaaaattaaatactgCAAAGATTAATGAGAAATGGAGACTCGTTTTGCGACAAATAAAATGTAAGGAAATTTATAACAATGTGCAATATCTTTCTGAATCTTtcgatagaataataaatttaaaagacAGCACAATTCATCAACTGCAACGTGAATTAGAGATAACAGATCAAGATCATAGAAAACTACAAGAAGCTCATATTGAATTAATGAACAATATTAtag GAAAgcataaacaaaaattacagaacTTACATGACttatacaaattgaataataataaatcgaaTGTGATCGAATTATGTCCTTTGAACAATCAAATAGAAGGAAGCTATAAAGAAATGCAACTTAttgtaagaaagaaaaataaaattttggaggaagaaaaatttatagcaAAAACAAGAAATGCTATTAACattcgtaatattttaattttg GAAGAAAATACAATGTCAAATCTCATACATCAATCTTCTAAGAACATAGAAAGTTTTTGGGAACAATTGAATCAAACACTATTTGAATACGAAAGAGTTACTGAACATAAAAAAGAacaatatgaatatttgaaagaacAAGATAATACATATCAATTGTGCATACTACATTACCCAAGAATgcatttacaattacaaaatactGTTGAAGgtttaaaatgcaatatacaaacACTATCATTAAAAAGAGATGAACGTATTGAGAatcttaaaagaaaaaatgcatatataaaaaaggaaatcagaaatatgaaacaatattttactataacTCAAGCAGTAGATTTTGTACAATTAAAAAAGTTAATTGTTTCTAGCAATGACGTATTAAAG aATTTGCAGAAAAGTGTGGAAAAAAGTGCTATACTTcttgaaataattacaatatgctCTAATATGGAACCATTTATCTATAATTTAAGAAACTACTTTATAGAAGATGAG CTTCCTAGTTCACATGATAAAATTGATATGTTTTGGAAAAAGCATAATCACATCGTATcaagtaacattttattaaaaaataaatgcaaaaagcttaatttagaaaacaaaaaacTGAGGTACAAGTTGCAGGCTCacgttataatattttctgGAGGTCCCACAATATCTTCAATCACTTCAACTTCTATTTAA